One part of the Streptomyces sp. AM 2-1-1 genome encodes these proteins:
- a CDS encoding MoxR family ATPase: MTTYDERANLTDLTVTTERVRGSVERVIEGKPEVVRIALTVLLAEGHLLIEDVPGVGKTMLAKALARSIDCSVRRIQFTPDLLPSDITGVSVFDQQSKDFEFKPGAIFAQIVIGDEINRASPKTQSALLESMEERQVTTDGQTYALPDPFMVVATQNPVEMEGTYPLPEAQRDRFMARVSMGYPGPDAELRMLDTHGGVPPLDDLQPVAHAHDIVKLIEAVRSVHVAESVRRYTVELVRATRGHPDLRLGASPRASLHLLRAAKAAAALSGRDYALPDDVQALAVPVLAHRLLPTAQAQLNRRTAEQVVQEILQRTPVPTSPGSGGADRRIPPYPQGGPAYAPGARRA, encoded by the coding sequence GTGACCACCTATGACGAGCGAGCGAACCTCACTGATCTGACCGTCACGACGGAGCGGGTGCGCGGGTCGGTGGAACGCGTGATCGAGGGCAAGCCCGAGGTCGTGCGGATCGCGCTGACCGTGCTGCTCGCCGAGGGCCACCTGCTGATCGAGGACGTGCCCGGGGTCGGCAAGACCATGCTGGCCAAGGCGCTGGCCCGGTCCATCGACTGCTCCGTACGCCGCATCCAGTTCACCCCGGACCTGCTCCCCTCGGACATCACCGGCGTGTCCGTCTTCGACCAGCAGAGCAAGGACTTCGAATTCAAGCCGGGCGCCATCTTCGCGCAGATCGTGATCGGCGACGAGATCAACCGCGCCTCGCCCAAGACGCAGTCCGCCCTCCTCGAATCGATGGAGGAGCGCCAGGTCACCACCGACGGGCAGACCTACGCGCTGCCCGACCCGTTCATGGTCGTCGCGACCCAGAACCCGGTCGAGATGGAGGGCACCTATCCGCTGCCGGAGGCCCAGCGCGACCGGTTCATGGCCCGGGTGTCCATGGGGTACCCCGGTCCCGACGCCGAACTGCGGATGCTCGACACCCACGGCGGGGTCCCGCCGCTGGACGACCTGCAGCCGGTGGCCCACGCCCACGACATCGTGAAGCTCATCGAAGCCGTCCGCTCGGTCCACGTCGCCGAGTCGGTGCGGCGGTACACGGTCGAACTGGTCCGGGCCACCCGCGGCCACCCGGATCTGCGGCTCGGCGCCTCCCCCCGGGCCAGCCTGCACCTGTTGCGGGCGGCGAAGGCGGCGGCGGCCCTGAGCGGCCGGGACTACGCGCTGCCCGACGACGTCCAGGCCCTCGCGGTGCCGGTGCTCGCACACCGCCTGCTGCCCACCGCGCAGGCGCAGCTCAACCGCCGCACGGCGGAGCAGGTGGTGCAGGAGATCCTCCAGCGCACCCCCGTGCCCACCTCTCCCGGCTCCGGTGGCGCCGACCGGCGCATACCCCCGTACCCGCAGGGTGGACCGGCGTACGCGCCCGGCGCCCGGCGGGCGTGA
- the mraY gene encoding phospho-N-acetylmuramoyl-pentapeptide-transferase: MRQILFAGAIGLFLTLVGTPLLIKLLARKGYGQFIRDDGPRTHGSKKGTPTMGGIAFIMATIIAYVVAKVVTGEEMRFSGLLVLFLMAGMGLVGFLDDYIKIVKQRSLGLRAKAKMAGQLIVGIAFAVLSLQFADVHGNTPASTRLSFVEDFGWSIGPVLFVVWALFMILAMSNGVNLTDGLDGLATGASVMVFGAYTFIGLWQFQESCANAMELTNPSACFEVRDPLDLAVVASALMGSCFGFLWWNTSPAKIFMGDTGSLALGGALAGLAICSRTEFLMAVLGGLFVMITMSVVIQVGSFKMTGKRVFRMAPLQHHFELKGWSEVLVVVRFWIIQGMCVIVGLGLFYAGWAAKK; encoded by the coding sequence ATGAGGCAGATCCTCTTCGCGGGGGCCATCGGGCTCTTCCTGACCCTGGTCGGTACCCCGCTGCTCATCAAGCTGCTCGCCCGCAAGGGCTACGGGCAGTTCATCCGGGACGACGGCCCGCGCACGCACGGCAGCAAGAAGGGCACGCCCACCATGGGCGGCATCGCCTTCATCATGGCGACGATCATCGCGTACGTCGTGGCGAAGGTGGTCACCGGTGAGGAGATGCGGTTCTCCGGCCTCCTGGTGCTCTTCCTGATGGCGGGGATGGGGCTCGTCGGCTTCCTGGACGACTACATCAAGATCGTCAAGCAGCGTTCGCTCGGGCTGCGGGCCAAGGCGAAGATGGCCGGCCAGCTGATCGTCGGCATCGCGTTCGCGGTGCTCTCGCTCCAGTTCGCCGACGTCCACGGCAACACCCCGGCCTCCACGCGGCTCTCGTTCGTCGAGGACTTCGGCTGGTCGATCGGGCCGGTGCTCTTCGTCGTGTGGGCGCTCTTCATGATTCTCGCCATGTCCAACGGCGTGAACCTGACGGACGGTCTGGACGGCCTCGCCACCGGCGCGTCGGTGATGGTCTTCGGCGCCTACACCTTCATCGGCCTCTGGCAGTTCCAGGAGTCCTGCGCCAACGCGATGGAACTCACCAACCCGAGCGCCTGTTTCGAGGTGCGCGACCCACTCGACCTCGCGGTCGTCGCCTCGGCGCTGATGGGTTCCTGCTTCGGCTTCCTGTGGTGGAACACCTCGCCGGCCAAGATCTTCATGGGTGACACCGGTTCGCTCGCACTCGGCGGCGCCCTCGCGGGCCTCGCCATCTGCTCGCGCACCGAGTTCCTGATGGCCGTCCTCGGCGGTCTCTTCGTGATGATCACCATGTCCGTCGTCATCCAGGTCGGCTCCTTCAAGATGACCGGCAAGCGGGTCTTCCGGATGGCGCCCCTCCAGCACCACTTCGAACTCAAGGGGTGGTCGGAGGTGCTGGTGGTGGTCCGCTTCTGGATCATCCAGGGCATGTGCGTGATCGTCGGTCTCGGACTCTTCTACGCGGGATGGGCAGCCAAGAAGTGA
- a CDS encoding UDP-N-acetylmuramoyl-L-alanyl-D-glutamate--2,6-diaminopimelate ligase: MNYPGAPRPERLRPVPLDGPAARLGLEPPTAAEVTGITHDSRAVRPGDVYAALPGAKLHGADFAAQAAGLGAVAVLTDPSGAERAAATGLPVLVAEDPRAVMGGLAAEIYGSPGAGLLQIGITGTSGKTTTAYLVEGGLRGAGRTTGLIGTVETRIGDERIKSERTTPEATDLQALFAVMRERGVEAVAMEVSSHALVLGRVDGCVFDVAVFNNLSPEHMEFHSGMEDYFQAKARLFTPERSRRGVVNYDDAYGRRLVTEAGVPVTTFSAEGHPDADWRAEDVEVGPRDSTFTVVGPEGERVTARAPLPGPFNVANSLAAIVTLAVAGIDPQTAADGVAAVPGVPGRLERVDAGQPYLAVVDYAHKTDAVESVLRSLRKVTRGRVHIVLGCGGDRDTTKRAPMGAAAARLADTAVLTSDNPRSEDPLRILSAMLAGAAEVPVHERGDVLVDADRAAAVAAAVARAEPGDTVLVAGKGHEQGQDVHGVVRPFDDREVLRAAIARSLGRPGAESAVPSPQQHEAHHENNSQG; this comes from the coding sequence GTGAACTACCCGGGAGCGCCCCGACCGGAACGGCTGCGGCCGGTCCCCCTCGACGGGCCCGCGGCCCGCCTCGGACTCGAACCGCCCACTGCGGCGGAGGTCACCGGCATCACCCACGACTCCCGGGCCGTCCGCCCCGGCGACGTGTACGCCGCCCTGCCCGGTGCGAAGCTGCACGGCGCCGACTTCGCGGCCCAGGCGGCCGGGCTGGGCGCCGTCGCGGTCCTCACCGACCCGAGCGGCGCCGAACGCGCCGCCGCCACCGGTCTGCCGGTGCTGGTCGCCGAGGACCCACGCGCCGTCATGGGCGGCCTCGCCGCCGAGATCTACGGCAGCCCGGGCGCCGGCCTGCTCCAGATCGGGATCACCGGGACCTCCGGCAAGACCACCACCGCCTACCTCGTCGAAGGCGGCCTGCGGGGCGCCGGGCGCACCACCGGGCTCATCGGCACGGTCGAGACGCGCATCGGCGACGAGCGGATCAAGTCCGAGCGCACCACCCCCGAGGCCACCGACCTCCAGGCCCTCTTCGCCGTCATGCGCGAACGCGGGGTCGAGGCCGTCGCCATGGAGGTCTCCAGCCACGCGCTGGTGCTCGGACGGGTCGACGGCTGCGTCTTCGACGTCGCCGTCTTCAACAACCTCAGCCCGGAGCACATGGAGTTCCACTCCGGCATGGAGGACTACTTCCAGGCCAAGGCGCGGCTCTTCACCCCGGAGCGCAGCAGGCGAGGGGTCGTCAACTACGACGACGCGTACGGCCGCAGGCTCGTCACCGAGGCGGGCGTCCCCGTCACCACCTTCTCCGCCGAAGGGCACCCGGACGCCGACTGGCGGGCCGAGGACGTCGAAGTCGGCCCCCGGGACAGCACGTTCACCGTCGTGGGGCCGGAGGGCGAGCGGGTCACCGCCCGGGCCCCGCTGCCCGGCCCGTTCAACGTGGCCAACAGCCTCGCCGCGATCGTCACCCTGGCCGTCGCCGGCATCGACCCGCAGACCGCCGCCGACGGCGTCGCCGCCGTCCCCGGGGTCCCGGGGCGGCTGGAACGCGTCGACGCCGGGCAGCCGTACCTCGCCGTCGTCGACTACGCGCACAAGACCGACGCCGTCGAGTCGGTGCTCCGCTCGCTGCGCAAGGTGACCCGGGGCCGGGTGCACATCGTGCTGGGCTGCGGTGGCGACCGTGACACCACCAAGCGCGCGCCGATGGGCGCGGCCGCGGCCCGCCTCGCCGACACCGCCGTACTGACCTCCGACAACCCCCGCTCGGAGGACCCGCTGCGCATCCTCTCCGCGATGCTGGCGGGCGCCGCCGAGGTGCCGGTCCACGAGCGCGGCGACGTCCTGGTCGACGCCGACCGGGCCGCGGCCGTCGCCGCCGCCGTCGCCCGCGCCGAACCCGGTGACACCGTCCTCGTCGCCGGGAAGGGCCACGAGCAGGGCCAGGACGTCCACGGGGTGGTACGCCCCTTCGACGACCGCGAGGTCCTGCGCGCCGCCATCGCGCGGTCCCTGGGGCGTCCCGGCGCCGAGTCCGCCGTCCCCTCCCCGCAGCAGCACGAAGCCCACCACGAGAACAACAGTCAGGGATGA
- the murF gene encoding UDP-N-acetylmuramoyl-tripeptide--D-alanyl-D-alanine ligase — protein sequence MIALSLAEIAEIVGGQPHDIPDMAATVDGPVVIDSRKVERGSLFAAFVGEQVDGHDFARGAVADGAVAVLATRPVGVPAIVVDDVVAALGALSRHVVERLGVPVVALTGSAGKTSTKDLIAQLLERMGPTVYPAGNLNNEIGLPVTVLRATEETQHLVLEMGARYIGDIRYLTGLVPPRIGLVLNVGTAHIGEFGGREQIAQAKGEMVESLPEDGVAVLNADDPLVSAMSSRTAARVLTFGESPEADVRGENVRLTADGRPAFSLHTPTGCSEVTMRLYGEHHVSNALAAAAVAHELGMPVHEIAEALSEAGSLSRWRMEVTERPDGVTFVNDAYNANPESMRAALRALAAMGRDRRTWAVLGEMAELGDESLSEHDAVGRLAVRLNVSKLVAVGGREASWLQLGAYNEGSWGEESVHVSDAQAAVDLLRSELRPGDVVLVKASRSVGLEKVVQALLENSTEGEVTGR from the coding sequence GTGATCGCCCTCTCCCTCGCCGAGATCGCCGAAATCGTCGGCGGGCAGCCGCACGACATACCGGACATGGCGGCCACCGTCGACGGTCCGGTGGTCATCGACTCCCGGAAGGTGGAGCGCGGCAGCCTGTTCGCCGCGTTCGTCGGTGAACAGGTCGACGGCCACGACTTCGCCCGGGGCGCCGTGGCGGACGGCGCCGTCGCGGTGCTGGCCACCCGCCCCGTCGGGGTGCCCGCGATCGTCGTCGACGACGTCGTCGCGGCGCTCGGCGCCCTCTCCCGCCACGTCGTCGAACGCCTCGGGGTCCCCGTCGTCGCCCTCACCGGCTCGGCCGGCAAGACCTCCACCAAGGACCTCATCGCGCAGCTCCTGGAGCGCATGGGGCCGACCGTCTACCCGGCGGGCAACCTCAACAACGAGATCGGCCTGCCGGTCACGGTGCTGCGCGCCACCGAGGAGACTCAGCACCTCGTGCTGGAGATGGGCGCCCGGTACATCGGTGACATCCGCTACCTCACCGGACTGGTCCCGCCCCGGATCGGTCTCGTCCTCAATGTCGGCACCGCCCACATCGGTGAGTTCGGCGGCCGGGAGCAGATCGCCCAGGCCAAGGGCGAGATGGTCGAGTCGCTCCCCGAGGACGGTGTCGCGGTCCTCAACGCCGACGATCCGCTCGTGAGCGCCATGTCCTCCCGGACCGCGGCGCGGGTCCTCACCTTCGGGGAGTCGCCAGAAGCGGACGTACGGGGAGAGAACGTGCGTCTCACGGCGGACGGGCGCCCCGCGTTCAGCCTTCACACACCCACCGGGTGCAGCGAGGTGACCATGCGCCTGTACGGTGAGCACCACGTGTCGAACGCGCTCGCCGCGGCCGCCGTCGCCCATGAGTTGGGCATGCCCGTACACGAGATCGCCGAGGCGCTCTCCGAGGCGGGCTCCCTCTCCCGCTGGCGCATGGAGGTCACCGAGCGTCCGGACGGTGTGACGTTCGTCAACGACGCCTACAACGCGAACCCCGAATCCATGAGAGCCGCACTCCGTGCGCTGGCCGCCATGGGCCGGGACCGGCGGACCTGGGCGGTGCTCGGTGAGATGGCCGAGCTCGGTGACGAGTCGCTCTCCGAGCACGACGCGGTCGGACGGCTTGCCGTCCGGCTCAACGTCAGCAAGCTCGTCGCGGTCGGGGGAAGAGAAGCCTCCTGGCTGCAACTGGGCGCTTACAACGAGGGTTCGTGGGGTGAGGAGTCGGTGCACGTGTCCGACGCACAGGCGGCCGTCGACCTGTTGCGCAGTGAACTGCGCCCGGGAGACGTCGTGCTGGTGAAGGCGTCCCGGTCGGTCGGCCTGGAGAAGGTCGTCCAGGCACTGCTGGAGAACTCGACCGAGGGCGAGGTCACCGGCCGATGA
- a CDS encoding penicillin-binding transpeptidase domain-containing protein: protein MPSKEPPRRRVPGPAHPRRAAGGTGRPRPPARPEARRPHPPSGRNRPGPRSLRLGNPRPRLRLVSLGLTLVMLVFVGRLLQVQAIDAHAYSAKARENRYLEYTVAAERGEITDRNGIALATSVDAYDITADPKMFTPAESEIPDAPEQAAALLAPILGKDAATLTAQLSKSGSRYTVLARRQTPQVWKQIKDLKAVLAEKASAAGAESNALAGVFQEPTTKRVYPNGDLAAGILGFVSADGKGGGGLESQLNEELSGQDGKIKYAQSGGRRVPTAGAKEIPAVEGTDIELTIDRDIQWAAQRAITDQVAKSKADGGYVVVQNTRTGELLAMANAPGFDPNDLSAVDAGSLGNAALQDVYEPGSTAKVMSMAAVLEEGVATPATHVTVPNRLHRGDRLFKDDIDHKTWYLTLNGVLAKSSNIGTILATGQLGKTQPEANRVLYSYLRKFGIGSPTGLGYPGESAGLLTRPQDWSTSQQYTIPFGQGLSLNAVQAASVYSTIANGGVRIAPTLVRGTKGADGRYTRAAEPEETRVVSEKTARELSAMLESVVDDEEGTGTKARIPGYRVAGKTGTANRVDPVSGVYDGYTASFAGFAPADDPQITVYCAIQNPTRGDYFGGQICGPIYKKVMEFALKTLQTQPSGTAPPGLPVSFAPGG, encoded by the coding sequence GTGCCGTCCAAGGAACCGCCGCGCCGCCGTGTGCCCGGCCCCGCACACCCCCGGAGGGCCGCGGGCGGCACGGGACGCCCCCGGCCGCCCGCCCGGCCCGAGGCACGCCGCCCGCACCCCCCGTCCGGCCGGAACCGCCCCGGGCCGCGCTCCCTGCGCCTGGGCAACCCGCGCCCCCGGCTGCGCCTGGTCAGCCTCGGCCTGACCCTCGTCATGCTGGTCTTCGTGGGCCGGCTCCTCCAGGTCCAGGCCATCGACGCGCACGCGTACTCGGCCAAGGCCCGGGAGAACCGCTACCTGGAGTACACCGTCGCCGCCGAACGCGGCGAGATCACCGACCGCAACGGGATCGCGCTGGCCACCAGCGTCGACGCGTACGACATCACCGCCGACCCCAAGATGTTCACCCCCGCCGAGAGTGAGATCCCCGACGCCCCCGAGCAGGCGGCCGCCCTGCTCGCCCCGATCCTCGGCAAGGACGCGGCCACGCTCACCGCGCAGCTCTCGAAGTCCGGCAGCCGCTACACCGTGCTCGCCCGGCGGCAGACCCCGCAGGTCTGGAAGCAGATCAAGGACCTCAAGGCGGTCCTCGCGGAGAAGGCGTCCGCGGCCGGCGCGGAATCCAACGCGCTGGCGGGCGTCTTCCAGGAGCCGACGACCAAGCGCGTCTACCCCAACGGCGATCTCGCCGCCGGGATACTGGGATTCGTCAGCGCCGACGGCAAGGGCGGCGGCGGTCTGGAGTCCCAGCTGAACGAGGAGCTCTCCGGCCAGGACGGGAAGATCAAGTACGCCCAGTCGGGTGGCCGCCGGGTGCCCACCGCCGGCGCCAAGGAGATCCCGGCGGTCGAGGGCACCGACATCGAGCTCACCATCGACCGGGACATCCAGTGGGCCGCCCAGCGGGCCATCACCGACCAGGTCGCGAAGTCCAAGGCGGACGGCGGTTACGTCGTCGTGCAGAACACGAGGACGGGCGAGCTGCTGGCCATGGCCAACGCACCCGGCTTCGACCCGAACGACCTCTCCGCGGTCGACGCCGGCTCCCTGGGCAACGCGGCGCTCCAGGACGTCTACGAGCCCGGCTCCACCGCCAAGGTGATGTCGATGGCCGCCGTGCTGGAGGAGGGCGTCGCCACCCCGGCCACGCACGTCACGGTGCCCAACCGGCTGCACCGCGGGGACCGGCTCTTCAAGGACGACATCGACCACAAGACCTGGTACCTCACGCTCAACGGCGTCCTGGCCAAGTCCAGCAACATCGGCACCATCCTGGCGACCGGTCAGCTCGGAAAGACCCAGCCCGAGGCGAACAGGGTCCTCTACTCCTACCTCCGCAAGTTCGGCATCGGCAGCCCCACCGGTCTCGGCTACCCCGGCGAGTCGGCGGGGCTCCTCACCAGGCCCCAGGACTGGTCGACCTCGCAGCAGTACACGATCCCCTTCGGCCAGGGCCTCTCGCTCAACGCGGTCCAGGCCGCCTCGGTCTACTCCACCATCGCCAACGGCGGGGTACGGATCGCCCCCACGCTGGTGCGCGGCACCAAGGGAGCCGACGGCCGCTACACGCGGGCGGCGGAGCCCGAGGAGACCCGGGTGGTCAGCGAGAAGACGGCCAGGGAGCTCTCCGCCATGCTGGAGTCGGTCGTCGACGACGAAGAGGGCACCGGCACCAAGGCGCGCATCCCGGGGTACCGGGTCGCGGGCAAGACCGGTACCGCCAACCGGGTGGATCCAGTCAGTGGTGTCTACGACGGCTACACCGCCTCCTTCGCCGGGTTCGCGCCCGCCGACGATCCGCAGATCACCGTCTACTGTGCGATCCAGAACCCCACCCGGGGCGACTACTTCGGCGGCCAGATCTGCGGACCGATCTACAAGAAGGTCATGGAGTTCGCGCTGAAGACCCTCCAGACCCAGCCGAGCGGCACCGCCCCGCCCGGACTGCCGGTCTCCTTCGCGCCGGGCGGCTGA
- the rsmH gene encoding 16S rRNA (cytosine(1402)-N(4))-methyltransferase RsmH → MSQTRHVPVMLQRCLDLLAPALRADGPPPVVVDCTLGLGGHSEALLTAFPEARLIALDRDKEALRLSGERLAPYGDRATLVHAVYDELPEVLDRLGVPKVQGVLFDLGVSSMQLDEAERGFAYAQDAPLDMRMDQTTGIGAAEVLNTYPPGELVRILRAYGEEKQAKRIVSAVVRAREKEPFTNSARLVELIRDSLPQAAKRTGGNPAKRTFQALRIEVNGELTVLERAIPAAVASLAVGGRIAVLSYHSLEDRLVKQVFAAGAANTAPPGLPVVPERYQPRLKLLTRGAELPTEEEVAENRRAAPARLRGAERIRAEER, encoded by the coding sequence TTGAGCCAGACCCGACACGTCCCGGTGATGCTCCAGCGATGCCTGGACCTGTTGGCCCCGGCTCTGCGGGCGGACGGCCCCCCACCGGTGGTCGTCGACTGCACCCTCGGCCTCGGCGGCCACAGCGAGGCCCTGCTCACCGCCTTCCCCGAGGCGCGCCTGATCGCCCTCGACCGGGACAAGGAGGCGCTCCGGCTCTCCGGCGAGCGCCTCGCCCCGTACGGCGACCGCGCCACCCTGGTGCACGCGGTCTACGACGAGCTGCCGGAGGTGCTCGACCGGCTCGGCGTCCCGAAGGTCCAGGGCGTCCTCTTCGACCTCGGTGTCTCCTCCATGCAGCTCGACGAGGCCGAGCGGGGCTTCGCGTACGCCCAGGACGCGCCGCTCGACATGCGCATGGACCAGACCACCGGGATCGGCGCCGCGGAGGTCCTCAACACCTACCCGCCGGGCGAACTCGTCCGCATCCTGCGCGCCTACGGCGAGGAGAAGCAGGCGAAGCGGATCGTCTCGGCGGTCGTGCGCGCACGTGAGAAGGAACCGTTCACCAACAGCGCCCGCCTCGTCGAACTGATCCGCGACTCCCTGCCGCAGGCCGCCAAGCGCACCGGTGGCAACCCGGCGAAGCGCACCTTCCAGGCGCTGCGCATCGAGGTCAACGGTGAGCTCACCGTCCTGGAGAGGGCCATCCCCGCCGCGGTCGCCTCGCTCGCGGTCGGCGGCCGGATCGCCGTGCTCTCCTACCACTCGCTGGAGGACCGGCTGGTCAAGCAGGTGTTCGCGGCCGGTGCCGCGAACACCGCCCCGCCCGGGCTGCCCGTCGTACCCGAGCGGTACCAGCCCCGGCTCAAGCTGCTGACCCGGGGCGCCGAGCTGCCCACCGAGGAGGAGGTCGCCGAGAACCGGCGCGCCGCCCCCGCCCGGCTGCGCGGCGCCGAACGCATCCGCGCGGAGGAGCGGTGA
- a CDS encoding DUF58 domain-containing protein, with translation MDDAHRGSGPRAGTAGDAGDRGTLRAAFGGLTTRGRSFLAAGVAAAGCAYVLGQADLLLVGLLLAVLPLVCVGALHRTRYRVAGTRRLSPSRVPAGSEARVHLRVDNTSRLPSGLLMLQDRVPYVLGPRPRFVLDRMEPGGRREVSYRVRSDLRGRYPLGPLQLRLADPFGMCELTRSFSAHDTLVVVPRTQALPPLRLTGAASGYGDGRQRSLAQAGEDDVLPRGYRHGDDLRRVHWRSTARYGELMVRREEQPQRARASVLLDTRRSAFRGAGPDAAFEWAVAAAASALAHLVERGFAVRLLTDEGGAAPGDGGDGFTGSAHGSAEAAGPMLDALAVVEHSDASGLSGAHDVLRGGHEGLLLAFFGDLDEEQVATAAAMRRRSGAAVAFVLDGEAWAPGAGSTPSVPFGERLRLLREEGWTAVPVPPGADLAQVWQRAGQPGDTQPAGGGAATGFSGGWS, from the coding sequence ATGGACGACGCGCACCGGGGCTCCGGCCCCCGCGCCGGCACGGCCGGCGACGCCGGTGACAGGGGCACCCTGCGGGCGGCCTTCGGCGGTCTGACCACCCGGGGGCGTTCCTTCCTGGCCGCCGGCGTCGCCGCCGCGGGCTGCGCCTACGTGCTGGGTCAGGCGGACCTGCTCCTGGTCGGGCTGCTGCTCGCGGTGCTGCCGCTCGTCTGCGTCGGCGCGCTCCACCGCACCCGCTACCGGGTGGCCGGGACGCGGCGGCTCTCGCCCTCGCGGGTGCCCGCCGGCTCGGAGGCACGGGTGCACCTGCGGGTGGACAACACCTCTCGGCTCCCCTCCGGACTGCTGATGCTCCAGGACCGGGTCCCGTACGTGCTCGGTCCGAGGCCCCGCTTCGTGCTGGACCGGATGGAGCCCGGAGGGCGGCGGGAGGTCTCCTACCGGGTCCGCTCGGACCTGCGCGGCCGCTACCCGCTGGGACCGCTCCAGCTGCGGCTCGCCGACCCGTTCGGGATGTGCGAGCTGACCCGCTCCTTCAGCGCCCACGACACCCTGGTGGTGGTCCCCCGTACCCAGGCGCTCCCCCCGCTCCGTCTCACCGGCGCGGCCTCCGGGTACGGCGACGGGCGTCAGCGCTCCCTCGCCCAGGCGGGCGAGGACGACGTGCTGCCGCGCGGCTACCGGCACGGTGACGATCTGCGCCGGGTGCACTGGCGTTCCACCGCCCGGTACGGCGAGCTGATGGTGCGCCGGGAGGAGCAGCCGCAGCGGGCCCGCGCCTCGGTGCTGCTGGACACCCGCAGGTCGGCTTTCCGGGGCGCCGGGCCCGACGCCGCGTTCGAGTGGGCGGTGGCGGCCGCGGCCTCCGCGCTGGCCCACCTGGTGGAGCGGGGCTTCGCCGTACGGCTGCTGACGGACGAGGGCGGGGCCGCGCCCGGCGACGGCGGTGACGGTTTCACCGGTTCCGCCCACGGGTCGGCGGAGGCGGCCGGGCCGATGCTGGACGCCCTCGCGGTCGTCGAGCACTCCGACGCGAGCGGGCTGAGCGGTGCGCACGACGTCTTGCGCGGCGGGCACGAAGGGCTGCTGCTCGCCTTCTTCGGCGACCTCGACGAGGAGCAGGTGGCGACTGCGGCCGCCATGCGGCGGCGCAGCGGTGCGGCCGTCGCGTTCGTCCTGGACGGCGAGGCGTGGGCGCCGGGTGCGGGGTCCACGCCGTCGGTCCCGTTCGGGGAGCGGCTGCGGCTGCTGCGCGAGGAGGGCTGGACCGCGGTGCCGGTGCCGCCGGGGGCGGACCTCGCCCAGGTGTGGCAGCGGGCCGGGCAGCCCGGTGACACCCAGCCCGCCGGTGGCGGCGCTGCGACAGGCTTCTCCGGAGGATGGTCATGA
- a CDS encoding carbonic anhydrase: MSTSAQTPPAAVPTTPDAPRSGDSVTDRLVAANGRYASAFTDPGMDARPVQKVAVVACMDARIDLHAALGLELGDCHTIRNAGGVVTDDVIRSLTISQRALGTRSVILIHHTNCGLESLTEGFRHELELEVGQRPVWAVESFSDVDQDVRQSIQRVRTSPFLVHTDDIRGFVFDVTTGLLREITPAS, from the coding sequence ATGTCGACTTCCGCGCAGACCCCTCCCGCAGCCGTCCCCACCACCCCGGACGCCCCGCGTTCCGGCGATTCCGTCACGGACCGCCTGGTGGCGGCGAACGGTCGGTACGCGAGCGCGTTCACCGACCCGGGCATGGATGCCCGCCCGGTCCAGAAGGTGGCCGTGGTCGCCTGCATGGACGCCCGCATCGACCTGCACGCCGCGCTGGGACTGGAACTCGGTGACTGCCACACCATCCGCAACGCCGGCGGTGTGGTCACCGACGACGTGATCCGGTCGCTCACCATCAGCCAGCGGGCCCTCGGCACCCGCAGCGTCATACTGATCCACCACACCAACTGCGGCCTGGAGTCGCTGACCGAGGGCTTCCGCCACGAGCTGGAGCTGGAGGTCGGCCAGCGGCCGGTGTGGGCGGTGGAGTCCTTCTCCGACGTCGACCAGGACGTGCGCCAGTCCATCCAGCGGGTCCGCACCTCGCCCTTCCTCGTCCACACCGACGACATCCGGGGCTTCGTCTTCGACGTCACGACCGGTCTGCTGCGCGAGATCACCCCGGCCTCCTGA
- a CDS encoding septum formation initiator, which yields MSRPAVPRGGRAGRLARLMPSGPSNAARTPFMLLVVVLLGGGLISLLLLNSALNEGSFRLSELRKQTTDLTDEEQALQRDVDGFSQPDALERRARELGMVPGGSPAFLNPDGTVRGVPAEVTADPQPSPASSPPEEPQTSEDPAATGTAPADGTGAGAEDTSSTGSAGSTPPLAVPSAAPSPTAASPDPASPVAQGVQGARTTGTEPVAEADAEDARERAAATTTPTTPGR from the coding sequence GTGAGCAGGCCGGCCGTGCCGCGGGGCGGACGGGCCGGCCGGCTCGCCCGGCTGATGCCGTCGGGGCCGAGCAACGCGGCCCGTACCCCCTTCATGCTGCTGGTCGTGGTCCTCCTCGGCGGTGGACTGATCAGCCTGCTGCTGCTCAACTCGGCACTCAACGAGGGTTCGTTCCGACTCAGCGAGCTGCGGAAGCAGACCACCGACCTCACCGACGAGGAGCAGGCGCTCCAGCGGGACGTGGACGGCTTCTCGCAGCCCGACGCGCTGGAACGGCGGGCCAGGGAGCTGGGCATGGTCCCCGGCGGCAGCCCCGCCTTCCTGAACCCGGACGGCACGGTCCGGGGCGTGCCCGCCGAGGTCACCGCGGACCCGCAGCCGTCCCCCGCCTCCTCGCCGCCGGAAGAGCCGCAGACGTCCGAAGACCCTGCGGCGACCGGTACGGCACCGGCCGACGGGACCGGCGCGGGCGCCGAGGACACGTCGTCCACCGGCTCAGCGGGCAGCACCCCACCCCTCGCCGTACCCTCCGCCGCGCCCTCCCCGACGGCCGCCTCCCCGGATCCGGCGTCCCCGGTCGCGCAGGGCGTCCAGGGCGCGCGGACCACCGGCACCGAGCCGGTGGCGGAAGCCGACGCCGAGGACGCGCGGGAGCGCGCCGCGGCGACCACGACCCCGACGACCCCGGGCAGGTGA